GTATTTTCATCTAATAATTCACTTGGAACTATTGGCTTTATTACGTTTTCTATTAAATCTTTTTCAATTTGATCATGAGTTGCTTCTACTCCATGTTGAGTTGAAATAACAATAGTATCTATTCTAACTGGTTTATTGTCTTCATACTCTACAGTAACCTGAGTTTTTCCATCTGGTCTCAAGTATTTTAATGTACCATCTTTCCTTACTTCACTTAATCTTCTTGCTAATCTATGTGCCATAGAAATCGGAAGAGGCATATACTCTGGTGTCTCATTAGTGGCAAACCCAAACATCATACCTTGATCTCCAGCGCCTATTGAATCAACTTTCGATGTACGGCCTTCCTTAGACTCTAAATCTTCATCAACACCCATAGCTATATCTGATGATTGTTCATTAATAGATGTAATTACTGCGCATGTACTAGCATCGAAACCATATTTCGCTCTAGTATATCCTATACCTTCAATAGTATTTCTAACAACCTTAGGAACATCTACATAACAATTAGTTGTTATCTCTCCCATAACCAATACCATTCCAGTAGTAACTGCAGTTTCACAAGCAACTCTAGCGTAAGGATCTTGTTCTAATATAGCATCAAGTACAGCATCTGAAATTTGGTCACAAATTTTATCTGGATGTCCTTCTGTAACTGATTCTGATGTGAATAATCTTTTCATATTAATTCTCCTTTCTAATGCTAAATAATAATTTTTATAAAAATAAAACCCCTTCCAAAAATAAGAAGAGGTGTTTTATCCATCTCCCTTATCTTGCAGATTATACCTGCAGGAATTGGCACCATGGTGCATAGCACCGGTTGCCGGGTTTCATAGGGCCTTTTTCCCTCCACCTCTCTTGATAAGAGTTATCAATATTAAGTTTTCATTATACTACCACATGCAATCAGCAGTGTCAACATATCTCAATTACTTTTAAATTAAATAAGTAAAAAAAGACATCTATTGATGTCTTTTGGTGGAGGAGGATGGATTCGAACCATCGAAACATTACGTAACAGATTTACAGTCTGCCCCCTTTGGCCACTCGGGAACTCCTCCATACGTGGAGCTAGCAATAGGAATTGAACCTACAACCTGCTGATTACAAGTCAGCTGCTCTACCGTTGAGCCATGCTAGCATATACTTATTTGATTATAAAAAATTATTATGGTGGGAACAACAGGGTTCGAACCTGTGACCCTCTGCTTGTAAGGCAGATGCTCTCCCAGCTGAGCTATGCTCCCAGAATTAAATAAACACAATAAATGGTGGAGGAGGATGGATTCGAACCATCGAAACATTACGTAACAGATTTACAGTCTGCCCCCTTTGGCCACTCGGGAACTCCTCCATATGTGGAGCTAGCAATAGGAATTGAACCTACAACCTGCTGATTACAAGTCAGCTGCTCTACCGTTGAGCCATGCTAGCATATTATTAATATATTGTTTGCCGTGTCGACAAGGATTATTATACAACTTAAAATAATAAATTACAAATTTATTTTCCTTAAATAAACAACTTCTTCTCTATATTACTGTATCATTCTCATATTTACTCAGTATTAAACGCTAATACAACTTTTTATTTTTTAAAAGTTTTTTTCATATAACTCGCTTAAATATAGTTAATTCATTTCTTCTGCCAAGTTCATATCTATAAACCTTCCAGCTACCTTCCTAACTTTGTCATATTCTTTTTCTGATAAATCCTTTTTCAATAATTTAAGTGCTTTAAGAACACCCCCCTCAGCATCTTTGGCATATAAATATTCCTGCACTTTCTTATACTCCTCTTTATCTAACTTCATGCTTACATACAATAACTTGATTTTATCAGAAGCAGTTAAATTTTCTTCTATTTTTGATGCGGATACTTTAAAGACTGCTTTTTCATTTTTTTCTATATAATTATAATAATTTTCTAGACTATCCTTCTCCTCCTCATTTTTTTTAGTATCTAGATCTGATGAAATTACATTTGAACTACTACTACTCACCTTTTCTTCTTCGTTTTTATAATTACTACTCAATTTTTTATCCTGCATATCATCCTTTATAAGCACTTTAACACCATCATTATTAGCTGTTCTTGAATTAGAATGTTTTGTATACTCAGCCACCTCAGGTTTATGCAAATTATCAACATAGTAATGATATGAAACCATGCTAATCACACTTACTAAAGTAGAGAATATAATAATGAATAATGAATTAATTCTTTTCATAAAAAAATCACCCCAAATAATTATTATATATATAGATTCTTTGCCAATTAATGATTTTTTTATTCTTTATAATAATAATGCTCGGAGTTTATTCATATAAATGATTCATAGGAAAATAAATAAGAATTGTTTTTCAAAGGCAAAAATGCAAGGAGGTATATTTCTTGAGCAAAGCTAAAACCCATTATAAAGACCCTTTAGCATACTATACAATTTCTAATTTTCTAAAAGACTATATTGACAAAAACACTCTAGTCGTTTGCATAGGTACCGATAGATGTATAGGTGATTGCCTTGGACCTTTGGTTGGTACCTTTTTAAAGAATAGTTCCTTTCCATTGCCCGTTTATGGCACTATAGATAATCCGATTCATGCCTTAAACATAGATAGTAAGTTATCTGAAATAAACACAAAACATCCAAACTGTACTATCATAGGTGTTGATGCATGTCTTGGCGATATTTCAAATATTGGTGAAATCCAAGCTAGGAATTATCCAATTCATCCTGGTAAAGGTGTAGGTAAAAACCTCCCCCAAGTAGGCAATGTCTCATTAGTAGGTATAGTAGATTCAAGTGATGATAGTGAATTATTCACTAATAGAAACATAAGACTTAGTTTAGTAATGGAAATTGCTAATGTTTTAAGTAGATCCCTTATACATTCATATTATTTATACTCACTTACCACTGATCAAAATAATATAATTCCTATCAACATGCTCTAATTAATTTTTTATATAATAATTAACAACATTTACGCTTTTTTTAAAATATATAAAAATAAGCAATACAATTAATAAAATAATTGTATTGCTTATTTTTATAGCTTGTTTACACTTTTTACTTTGATAAATAATTGTTATATCCACCAAATGAATTACCTAGCTTATCCACATAATCCAATACTTTACCTGTTCCGAGTGCTACACATGATATCGGATCTTCAGCCAAATATACCGGAACCTTAGTAACCTCTTGTATTAATTTGTCGAGTCCCTTTAACAATGAACCTCCACCAGTCATAATTATACCTTTATCAGCTATATCCGCCGATAACTCAGGTGGTGTTTTTTCTAACACTGAATGTGCACATCCCGCTATTTGCGATACTGCCTCTTTTAAAGCTTCTCTCATTTCCTCGGATGTTACTGCCAGATTTTTCGGAAGACCTGTAACTAAGTCCCTTCCTCTTATCTCCATACTTTCCTCTTCATCTTGTCTATAAGC
This window of the Clostridium estertheticum genome carries:
- the metK gene encoding methionine adenosyltransferase encodes the protein MKRLFTSESVTEGHPDKICDQISDAVLDAILEQDPYARVACETAVTTGMVLVMGEITTNCYVDVPKVVRNTIEGIGYTRAKYGFDASTCAVITSINEQSSDIAMGVDEDLESKEGRTSKVDSIGAGDQGMMFGFATNETPEYMPLPISMAHRLARRLSEVRKDGTLKYLRPDGKTQVTVEYEDNKPVRIDTIVISTQHGVEATHDQIEKDLIENVIKPIVPSELLDENTKYYINPTGRFVIGGPQGDSGLTGRKIIVDTYGGSGRHGGGCFSGKDPTKVDRSAAYAARWVAKNLVAAGVSDKLEIQLAYAIGVAKPVSIEAETFGTGKISDDKIVAIIEKVFDLRPAVIIRELDLRKPIYKQVAAYGHFGRNDLDLSWEKLNKVDEIKKYL
- the yyaC gene encoding spore protease YyaC, producing MSKAKTHYKDPLAYYTISNFLKDYIDKNTLVVCIGTDRCIGDCLGPLVGTFLKNSSFPLPVYGTIDNPIHALNIDSKLSEINTKHPNCTIIGVDACLGDISNIGEIQARNYPIHPGKGVGKNLPQVGNVSLVGIVDSSDDSELFTNRNIRLSLVMEIANVLSRSLIHSYYLYSLTTDQNNIIPINML